GTCGGCGTACTTGGGACGGAGCATGGCCAGTGCCGAGGTGAGCGCCGAGCGGGTTTCGGCCGGGTCGATGACGTCGTCGACCAGGCCGCGTTCGGCCGCATAGTAGGGGTGCATGAGCTCGGTCGTGTACTCCTTGATCTTCTGCGCGCGCGTCGCGTCGGGGTCGGCGGCGGCGGCGATCTCCCGGCGGAAGATGACGTTCGCCGCGCCCTCGGCGCCCATGACGGCGATCTCGTTGGTGGGCCAGGCCAGTGCGAGGTCCGCGCCGATGGAGCGGGAGTCCATGACGATGTAGGCGCCGCCGTACGCCTTGCGCAGGACCAGGGAGATCCGCGGGACGGTGGCGTTGCAGTATGCGTACAGCAGCTTGGCGCCGTGCCGGATGATGCCGCCGTGCTCCTGGCCGACACCGGGCAGGAAGCCGGGGACGTCGACCAGGGTGACCAGCGGGATGTTGAAGGCGTCGCAGAACTGCACGAAGCGGGCCGCCTTCTCGCTGGCGTGGATGTCGAGCACCCCGGCGAGGTGGGCGGGCTGGTTGGCGACGAAGGCGGTGACGTGCCCGTCCATCCGGGCGAGCGTGCACACCACGTTGGCCGCCCAGCCGGGCTGGACCTCGAAGTGGTCGCCGTCGTCGACGACCTCCTCGATGACCCGGCGGATGTCGTACGCCTGCTGCGGATGGGCGGGCACGATCGCGGCGAGCGCCTCGGTACGCCGGTCCGCGGGGTCCTCGCCCGACTCACGCGGCGGTGTCTCGCGGTTGTTGGCGGGCAGCAGCGACAGCAGGTGCCGTACGTCCTCCAGGCAGCTCTGCTCGTCGTCGTAGGCGAAGGCGGCCACCCCGGAGACCGCGGCGTGCACGTCGGCGCCGCCGAGACCGTTCTGCGTGATCTCCTCACCGGTGACGGCACGGACCACGTCCGGGCCGGTGATGAACATCTGTGAGGTGCCGCGGACCATGAAGACGAAATCGGTGAGCGCGGGGGAGTACGCCGCCCCGCCCGCGCACGGACCCATCATCACGCTGATCTGCGGGATGACGCCGGAGGAGCGGGTGTTGCGCTGGAAGATGCCGCCGTAGCCGGCCAGGGCGGACACGCCCTCCTGGATGCGGGCGCCGGCACCGTCGTTGAGCGAGACCAGCGGGGCTCCGGCCGCCTCGGCCAGGTCCATCACCTTGTGGATCTTCTCCGCGTGGGCCTCGCCGAGCGCCCCTCCGAAGATGCGGAAGTCGTGCGCGTACACGAAGACGGTGCGGCCGCCCACCGTGCCCCAGCCGGTGACCACGCCGTCGGTGTAGGGCCGTTTCTGCTCCAGCCCGAAACCGCTCGCCCGGTGCCGGCGCAGAGCCTCGATCTCGTGGAACGAGCCCTCGTCCAGCAGCAGTCCGATGCGCTCACGGGCGGTGAGCTTGCCCTTGGCGTGCTGCTGTTCGGTGGCCCGCTCGCCGGGACCGGCCAGGGCCTGGGCCTTGATTCCGGCCAGTTCCGCGGCACGGTCGGTACCCGGCGGGGTGGACACGTCGATGATGGT
Above is a genomic segment from Streptomyces sp. NBC_01233 containing:
- a CDS encoding acyl-CoA carboxylase subunit beta encodes the protein MTIIDVSTPPGTDRAAELAGIKAQALAGPGERATEQQHAKGKLTARERIGLLLDEGSFHEIEALRRHRASGFGLEQKRPYTDGVVTGWGTVGGRTVFVYAHDFRIFGGALGEAHAEKIHKVMDLAEAAGAPLVSLNDGAGARIQEGVSALAGYGGIFQRNTRSSGVIPQISVMMGPCAGGAAYSPALTDFVFMVRGTSQMFITGPDVVRAVTGEEITQNGLGGADVHAAVSGVAAFAYDDEQSCLEDVRHLLSLLPANNRETPPRESGEDPADRRTEALAAIVPAHPQQAYDIRRVIEEVVDDGDHFEVQPGWAANVVCTLARMDGHVTAFVANQPAHLAGVLDIHASEKAARFVQFCDAFNIPLVTLVDVPGFLPGVGQEHGGIIRHGAKLLYAYCNATVPRISLVLRKAYGGAYIVMDSRSIGADLALAWPTNEIAVMGAEGAANVIFRREIAAAADPDATRAQKIKEYTTELMHPYYAAERGLVDDVIDPAETRSALTSALAMLRPKYADLPSRKHGNPPV